The DNA window AACTAATACCtaggaaaaaatgtgaatgtttatTCTGTAGTTCCAAAGATTTGTTAAGTATGCTTTATGGCTAAAGCTGGAATACCAACTGAAGGTATAAAATAAGGGGAATCAAAGGCTACATATACACCAGTGCAACCCAATATAAAAGTGGATATAGAGTGAAACAATTGGTGCAGAGGGTCCACATCCACACCATATGTGTTTCAGGGTATTTATTTTGGACTAGCTCCTGTCTGGTCTTATCGAACAAAAGCCTACTGGCAGCTGGAGAAAACCTCCTGGCATAATTTCATCCAAAAGAAACCTAGCTCATATGCGTAAACACCACTTTGAAATGTGAATCAAAGAACATAAAAGGGTGTTTAAGGAGATTTGCTCCAGAAGTGAATTCTTGATCagaattaaaacattattaCAAGACACATGCTAGTACTAAGGAGGCACTTTTATTTAAGCATTGGTCTCTTGCAAGGGAACttaaaggtttttattttatggttaacaaaataattctaGTAAGAAAGGCTCAATGACTAGAAgtttatacatataaaatttCCTGATTTTAGAAAGACATATAATTAACACGCATTAGAAAACTGGAGATACCTGATTAGCAGGAAGACAGCTGCTGGAACAACGAATAGGAGGCAAGTTATCTTGTCTTTCATGCAGTGTGTCTGTTCTCAGGAACTGTGGTTTCTTATCATCTTCATTCATTTCTGTCACccagctctgaaaataaataaataaataatgtatctGTAGCTTAAAGCAGCAGAGCAAATATACTTCATAGTCTGTAATGACCCTAACAACTATTCTTATAATGCACTGCTCTTAATGGGGAAAAGCAATTAAGACAAAAAGCAATTGtgcttttttgaagaaaaagtaatctACCAAAAAATCTGTAGAGTTAAAATGGGCTTTAAAGATTCAGTGACAttaattcaagaaaataataaacccaACATAATCCTTTGATCATTTCTTCATGTTGTCGTTTAACCgagccagcagctaaaacaaccacacagccattcactcacttccccctccccccagtgGGACGGGGCAGAGAATtgaaaaaacttgtgggttaagataaaaagtttaataggacagaaaagcaaatactaGTAATAATAGGTGAGCAACAATCACTTGctttgtaaataataataataataataatagactATAGAAAACACATGATTGTTGCTCACCAACTAAAGCcaatactcagctagttcctaCCCCCAGTTAtgtacagagcatgatgtcatatggtatggaatatccctttggctgttggggtcagctgtcctgactgtgtgcgctcccagcttcttgtgcaccccagCCTATTCGTTGGCAGGTCAGTATGcgaagctgaaaagtccttgactgcttggcaacaactaaaaacatcagtgtgttatcaacgttattctcatcctaaatccaaaatacagcactagaccagctactagaaagaaaattaactcgttctcagccaaaaccaggacacctcaTTTAATCAAATAATTACATTCTACTTCGGCACAAGAAGAGGAAGATTGATACATCAAAGTGATTATATTACTGACCATTATAAATTACAGTTATACTGTACCATCAGTTCACCATTAATTGTTTCCCATTCTTCAGCTGTGAAATCAGAAGGTGTGGCTGCAGGCTTATCTTTTCTCAGAGCTCTGCTCCTTGGATCTAAATGCTCAATACGCTTTTCACAAAACAATGTAAGTTCAGGATAGCATCCCTCTTCACCAGacctttaaaatgcaaagatatAAAAGTTACAATAAAGAACTGAACTGCACTGTCTTCCATATTTACCTCCATGTGTAGTCTCTGTGTAATCACTGCGGTGACTGCAGAGGacaattttccttttacaaatgAATTCTACTGTCACCTAATAACATTTTGATCAGAAAATTGCAGTGAGTTAACCTTCAACCACTTTCCAATGGATGCACATACACAGTTCAAAATTATCGTCATGGCATCTGAAATAACCACAAACACTCAGGCAAGATGGCTTCATGACAGAATCAAAATCCAGTGGCAgcagttgaaaaaaaacctggcaTTGAGTTGCTCAAACTTTTTGGATGGTTAAAACAGGACTTGGATTTCTAGCGTTATAATTTGGACACTTTTAACGTGAttaactttgtattttaatttttaaattagaaagtCACAAAGAGGTTCAAGACAAATATAGGTATGGATTCCTTCGAATTTTTCAGAACAGGAATATAATTAGTAATGAAGTTAAGGAAATAGAATGTTTACCTTAGTACCCTAAGAATCTTTTCCAGGTGTTTAACATCCGTGCATTTTTCAATGAACTTGTAGTCCAGATGACCAATAGGTATTTGATATGTTTTAGTGGTTCCTTGGTCCAGCAAAAATGGTACTGACTCATCACCCAtaactaaatattaaaaaaaaaaaagtagtgattTGGTAGGCACTTAGTTATATTTTGAAGCAATGCTATTTTAAGGAATAACGCTGCTCATGCTCCAAAGTACTACCCTGTTATGCAAGCAGACCTAttgccacagaaaaaaattttcaaatttgaagACCTGATCACACAAACTGTTCTTGACAGAGGTTTACTGACAGAAGTATGGATATATATATGTTTTGGAAAAAGATAGGTACAACTCTACTGCTTCTGCAAGGCAGAACAAGTCAGAAAGactgcttaaagaaaaattgccaATTTTTGCCTACCAcattctctatttttctttaaacacaatATGGTATTACCTATTTAAGCAAGTGTGGCAGGGATGAAGGAGAAGATGGTGCAGGACACTACTTTCTTCAGAGGGAAGATGTTAACCAACTCAGTGTATCTAATGGACCTTTGCCTTCTCTGTAGCAAAAATAAACCCAATCGTTTATCTTTCCTCACTAACTGCATTTTCTGGGCCTCTGATTATATTACTGCACTAATCTGAATCTTTTCCAGTAAGTCTGTAACTGATGAAGTGAGGTGTTCAAATTGGGCACTTCCTGTCTCCCTGTACTTTTGATCTGCTTATATGCGTCTTTCTCTATTTCGATTCCAAGCTCTATGaagcagaaaatcttttttttccccatgttatATAGTTAAAAATAACTGACCATTTTAAGCAAAAGTACGATAAGGGCAGCTAGCTAGTATGTGATAACTATGTATGGATACAAACTCAATTAAAATACTTGTGTTATAACCTCTAGCATAATTACACATATTAATTTGTAGTTGCACAAAAATGCTTACAATACAGTATCACTTAAATAATAACTGGTCATAATTAGGTACTGCATAAAAACAGGATTCTGCCCCAAGAATTTACAGTTTCagtacaggaaaagaaacaacatgCATGGAGAgacaaatacaggaaataattgAAGACAGGAGTAAAAAGCAAGAGAGGCACTCATCACAAAACTGCACCATTTTCTCCCGTTTCAGTATTTCCACAGATGTTAGGAATAGAGAGTTCCCTCGAGTGCCCAGAGAGCGGCCGGGCAATGCGGTAACAGACACCTCAGCTGGACGGACGCACAGCACCGCCACAGCCAAACGCGCTCCTCTCCTCCGGGCGGCTGCGGGCAGCTCCCCGAAGCCGCAGCGCCATGCCCTGCTCTGTGGCCGCTGACAGTACAACTTTCACCCCTCCGGAGCCAGGAATTTACCTTAAAAATCCCACACCAAAGGCTCCCCTCACACCACAGCcggagcagcacagccagcccgTGCCTAGCAACTGTTGCTATGTACAACATGGCGGCCGGCGGCGCGCAGGAACGCGCTCAGGCTAGCGGCCGGGAAGCGGGGCAGCCCTCCCCAGTGACCCCCGGCGAGGTTCTCACAGAGCCCCTCCGAGCTCCAGCAGCGACACCGGCGTGGTGCAGCGGACTTCGACACCCACCTGCCCGTGCCGTGCTGCCTCCGGGAGACGGACGCACCGCGACCCTCGCCTCAGCCGGGGAACACCGCCACTCGTTCACCGCCGCGCATGCGCCGCTGGGGTGTGGCGCAGCGCCCCTTTCCGCCGCGAGGTGGGAGCGAGGCCCCGCGCTCGGGGCTgaggagggcggcggggcggggaacAAACATACAGCTTTAATAAAACATCACCTACTTGTTTTCAAGGTAGTGTTTTATTTAACGTATAACAGCCGGTCTCCCCAGGTGCCTACATCACTATTGCCCGTCAGCCTTACATTCCCCCGGCACTGTGTTCTGAAGCAGGTCTGCACCTCCGTTCCTGATGGCAGCAAATCCTCTTCTCTACATTAAACGTCCGGCAGAAAGAGGCGCCCAGCCTGTCCGCATCAGCAAACCCGTCCCTTACTCCCACCAGAGCTTTTACAAAAGGGCACTGCCACTGCTTTCCCTTCAGGGGGCAGCTGCTGAGCCCACCCTTCCGAGCCGTCACGGCGGCAGCTCATCCCTTGTTCCTGTTGTGCAGGAATAAGGTGCGCGCCAGTCTGTTGAACAAACTGATACACTCCAGTATAAAAACACTTTTACTACACAGTTGGTATCTGGATTCCAAGGAAAACCTAGATAAGAAATGTCTTAAGAGCTGCAATCAGATAAGAAAATCTTAACCAGACAGCTCCAAAACAAAATCTCAAGAGTGCTTTTTTATCCACAAAAATGACCCACTGTAGTAGTTCATTTATGACCAGTACATGGTCATGCAGTCTGTAACTGACTGTACTGATAAGAATTAAACACATTATCTCAACATTAACACTATCACAATTAGCACTATCACAATTGAGATTTGGAAGCACTTAAGGAGGCTAAATTACCATCAGGCACAAGCCAGCAGTATTTTGTGATACACTTCAGGGATGAGGATATTTTAGAATTACTTAACACACATTCCAAGCAGGCAGATGCAAAAAGTTTTGGCTCATCAATACAAAACAAGCGCTTTGGTCTTTCTATTACAAAGCCTTGAGAAGTCATCCGAAAAGTAAAACAAGATGTTATTTTAGTTTTGGGACACTacccaaattatttttgtagcacAGACCTCATTCTTTCCTCGAGTACAACCAAGTCAAGAAGCACTTTGGGAATTTCTGTTTACACATTGCTGCTTAGTTTTTACCTGgcctccctcccctcttctTTTCTGAGAGATGATTATGATGATTTTTGACACCTCCTCCACAACTGGTTGTCTGAAGTGGGTGCTCTCAAGTCCTTTGAGACTGACTCTTTTGAAATCCAGATCTGTTTCAGACCCAGCCTTGTGTAgccttctatttattttcagtggaatttaTTCAAATCCCAGTTATTTTTTGTAGTTCACAGGAGTCCAAAGAACACTTAACAgagttaaaatgcaaataaaatttagatAGGAGTAATTAAAATTAACTCAGAATACAATACCACTGACCTCAAAAAACTACTACATACTCTGACTACAACTCCAACAGCAGCTTTAGAAATCTATTGGGGAAAAATAGTATAGACAAAATTTAGTATCACAGtaaacttttaatatttcaatatcttaaaacacaaataagaGTGTGCATTTGTACACCAATGGATTTACAGAACAAAGATATCAAATATGAAACTGCAGCATAAAGTCTCTGTATCTTCAGCAGAAATCATCGGGCATCAAAAACCACCACTAGAATagtgcagttaaaaaaaaaatgtgttgtggTTGAAAAGAGataagggagaagaaagagggagcagagaggaaaaaaaaaaaaaaaagactgactaAATCTGAAGTCCCAACTAActacataaaaacatttctaaactCATCTTTAATTAATCCCACAACACTTTCCTTTTGTTAAAAGGCTAATATCAATCATTCACAGTACATTACCCAGCAGATTATCACAACTTAATATATTTTGcgtagaaaatggaaaactagAGACAAAGTGccaggaaataaaacaagatcCCCGTCCACACTGCAGAGATTTCCCTATAGTACTTTGGTCTACAATATTGATTTTTGGCCTTGAAGGATTCTTAGATAATTACTCAAATGATCCATTCTATTTGCCTTATAGACTTTGTCTCCATCCACAGCTTCCCAAATGCATTCAAGTGCACATGTAAAAGGATAcatctttttgtccttttcttgtACATTATTCTGTAGCCACATTCTCTGCATCTGATAGGATCTCTtgcctttatttcattttctgtatgaCACTCTGATGtgatggaggaagagaaagggagagggtaaacaaaaccagcatcatTAATGCAtagaaaactttcaaaagcCTTAATAGTCAAATTCCTACTTGTGGCAaagcataataataaaaaaaattgtagtgaATTTGTATCAAGAGCTGAATGATATCAAGattctgtgcaaaaaaaaaaaaaaagcaagcttcaTTTATATTAAGCTCAAAGAAGATCTTGCTAAAAGTCACTAAATTATTACTGCACAGAATACATTCCACTCTTGATACAACTAAACTGTCTACTAATGAAAACATCAGCTCAGCCTCCCAAAGCCCCaagttcattttcttaaaagacaaaatatttcaaggatTCCTGAACTGACCACTCAAACCCACCAATTTTTAAGTTGTTGACTTATATATAGGTAAGAGAGAACTTCACCTGCTGTACTTCAATAAAAGCCGAGTGACCACACAGCATTTCCGAAGAAAGATCTTTTACATGCACCAAACAGAAGGTCAACTATCTGCACCACAAGCGAACACTTAGAGAAAGTGTCCTCTGGAGATGGAGGACCTCCACACAGCAACACAAGCTCCAGTGAATTACTTCCACCTTGCTATCCATATATACCCCATACATGTGGTACCATTAGCGTGTAAAGCTTTCAAGAACATCAGGATCCACACTGCAACAATTTCTATTTTGTACTCTTCAATATAATGATTATGCATTCTTCATTATTGAAACACTGAGTCTTCAGTAACAAGTCAAAAAATTCACTGATGACTTGTCTTTACCTCCACAAATGTAAATCAttggctgctgctttggagGCTGAACATCCTTCTGTGAATCCATGTCCTaaataaaaaacacacaacATGCACAccagtttggtttttaaaattatttttttcaagggaTACACAGTCATTTCAGTATCTCAATCTAAAtctaacagaagatgaaaaacttccttaaaagtaaatacaaacaaattCCATCTGTATTTGATACACAGGACACtggataattcaggttggaagagactTCAGAAAGTCATCTAGTTCAAATTCTCAAAAGCACAGTCATATCAGGTTTCTCAGAGCTTTACCAATAGAAAacctccaaagatggagacagcacaacattttttattgaacaggattttaaacattaaagatcaatgaataatattttctttcctccctcctgccagtGGTAAGAATGTCCTTGCTGCGaacatacataaaataataatttcttatgcATCACTCGTAACAACAGTGCTATCATAAACAAGATAAGCCttggtatatttttttcccctctgaaacTACACTAGCTAAATTAATCTACCTTTTCATTGCTATAAGGCATTAGAAATCCTGGGAAGAGATTGTTGATAGAAGAGTaataggaattaaaaataaaaacccacaaacaatgAGGGGCCAGAGAGAATAAATTCCACCCTCAAAATCCTAACATCGGTGTATATGATTACCAAACTGATCAAGAGTTTGATAACTCAGAGGTACTCTTCAAACACCTTTTAATGCCCTATAATGGTTTTGATTGTTCAGTTATTTGGAAACAGGTATTCATTTACAGTATCAGAGTAGTTACATGTACTCCACGAACATTCTACCAAAAAGTAATCCTAGCTTAACATGTAAATACAATTGCAACCAAAAATTTTAAGATTGTTGCTGTAACCACTAGAGAGATagtaatcattttttttctacccaATGCAAGTCTAGACTAGAACATGAATATCTCCCTATAGCATTTTTGAGGTTGCCATTTTCTGTGTCGCTGTTGTGCCTGACACAGAGACAAGAATTCCTAACCCTTATGCCAGCAAATAGACTTCATGATGCTTCTTTATGGGCATGGCTTTTAGAGGCTTTTGCTGAATATTACAGCAAGGATTAATTCCCTGATCTTCACCATTTGTTTCAGTATAAATTCAACTGGGAAAACTAGGGTGTTGAAAACAGAAGGATAGGCTTGACAGAAACAGTTCATCCTTTGTTTAAGAGAGTCTGATCAGCACTTGAGAAACCACCTTGTTAAAACTCCCATTATGCCACTCCATTTGACGTAAGTGGAGATAATTCATTAAGTTCTACAGCTTTCACGTAAGGTTTTGCTCTACCATAACCACAGTGGCACCTTAATCCACATGTGTTACAGTCTTTTTGTGTCAGTACTTTATAGTAAGATACAAGCAGTCATCCATTAACatttgaaagcagcagcatcttctaAAACAGAGAGCTGAACTATGGAGGACCAGAGTTACAACTAAATAACTTGAGTTGGTGCTATGCACGCAGCAAAATAACACTGCTGCTAAAGACAGTAGTGACCTACAGCCATGTATTTTGCAGGGAGATGCCATTGTTTAGCCAGCCTTCAAGTACCCTGAAGCTGTAAGTGCTGCCAAGCTGTCACAGCCAACAGGCACACAGATGCACCCATGTGCATTGGGGAGCACCTGTCACCTACCGCGAAGACGCAGAGCTCTGGCCACGCTACTGGTACCGAAAGGACACCACGCGTACCTGTACGAGAAACAAACTCCCTCCTTCACGCCCCTCAGAGCCCACGAAGGAGGAGGACAGGCGGCCTTCCTCACAGCTCACCGGCCCCTCAGCCCCAGACACCCCAGCCCGCCCCAATTCCGCACTGGGGCCTCTCCCACCAGCCCGCGGGGCTTTTATGCGGAAGAGAAGCCCACGGCGCTGGGCCGGACCTTTCCCTGCTCGCCAGGCCACTCCCCTGACGCGAAGGGGACCACCGCCTCCGAAGGGAGAAGCCCGAAAACCACAAGTGGACCCCAACCACGACTCGCCTGCACAAACACGTCAACCGGCCTCGCCGTCTCCTCGACGCCAACTGATGACGACACAGCGAGCGCCGGCGGAGGCGGGGCCTGTGCCACGGCCCGCCCCGGGGCCCGCCCAGCGGCGCCCGGTGCCGCCGCGCCGCCTTGAGCCGCGCACATCGGGCTGTGCCGTTATGCTGCCGGCCGCACGAGCTGGCGATACGCACCGTGCGGGGCGCACGCGTCCGGCGGCCCTGCCCCGCGAGcgagccagccagccagccagccagccagccgcGGGAGTCCCGGagccccggcccggctcccGGCAGCGAGCCGCCGGCAGCTCTGG is part of the Balearica regulorum gibbericeps isolate bBalReg1 chromosome 2, bBalReg1.pri, whole genome shotgun sequence genome and encodes:
- the POLR2K gene encoding DNA-directed RNA polymerases I, II, and III subunit RPABC4, producing MDSQKDVQPPKQQPMIYICGECHTENEIKARDPIRCRECGYRIMYKKRTKRLVVFDAR